The Populus nigra chromosome 14, ddPopNigr1.1, whole genome shotgun sequence genome has a segment encoding these proteins:
- the LOC133672972 gene encoding uncharacterized protein LOC133672972, translating to MPHFTALALDRLLEPGASKSVDMPVPSSNNKYPVPKPKPKPKPPPPELKPPLPNSNLERRNSTSVIERKGNRPQISPGLYATPESTPLPDSPTSFPPSPYIINHKRRGPRLSKSFSEDDIASRKKKLEEVEVNGNVNNGQNKVVDSSNGHSVTFFIPNSVEGELVNDVNGCPGKEDVVNGVRDCPIEVGRVNGSHGGEIGSSSVQLGTGDTRKDLSMEKDMLKPMEQNVERNGDSDDFFDPQDSMSYTSNTDVEDTTAVESSMKLTAALPVGEFYDAWEELSSESGQQPSPSPHHNGAELREMRLSLLMEIEKRKQAEEALDNMQGQWQRIRQELALVGLSLPACPVDVPESDQPSDVNPVEEICQQIYLARFVSESIGRGIAKAEAEIEMEAQVEAKNFEIARLFDRLHYYEAVNRELSQWNQEVIETARRNRQIRKRRQKWVWGSIAAAITLGMTTLAWSYLPAMSGSSSSSDSHAPEHDDTAN from the exons ATGCCACATTTTACTGCATTAGCTTTGGATAGGTTGTTAGAACCTGGAGCATCGAAATCCGTCGACATGCCAGTTCCTAGTTCAAACAACAAGTACCCAGTTCCGAAGCCGAAGCCGAAGCCGAAGCCTCCTCCACCAGAATTGAAGCCACCTTTACCCAATTCAAACCTGGAGAGGAGGAATAGCACATCGGTGATAGAGAGGAAAGGTAATCGTCCTCAAATATCGCCTGGACTGTATGCGACTCCTGAATCGACCCCACTTCCTGATTCACCAACTTCGTTTCCTCCTTCGCCTTATATTATTAATCACAAGAGACGCGGGCCACGCCTTTCGAAGAGCTTTTCGGAGGATGATATAGCTTCtaggaagaagaaattggagGAAGTTGAGGTGAATGGGAATGTGAATAATGGGCAAAATAAGGTTGTTGATTCGAGTAATGGGCATTCAGTTACTTTTTTCATCCCTAATTCTGTTGAAGGTGAGCTCGTGAATGATGTAAACGGGTGTCCTGGTAAAGAGGATGTTGTGAATGGTGTCCGTGATTGCCCTATCGAAGTGGGCCGTGTTAATGGAAGCCATGGTGGTGAAATAGGGAGCAGTAGTGTGCAACTTGGGACTGGTGATACGAGGAAGGACTTGTCCATGGAAAAGGATATGTTGAAGCCAATGGAGCAGAATGTGGAAAGAAATGGGGACAGTGATGATTTCTTTGATCCACAGGACTCCATGAGTTATACTAGCAACACTGATGTTGAGGACACCACTGCAGTTGAGAGTTCTATGAAGCTTACTGCAGCTTTGCCAGTAGGAGAGTTTTATGATGCTTGGGAAG AGCTATCCTCTGAGAGTGGGCAACagccttctccttctcctcacCACAATGGAGCTGAATTGCGTGAAATGAGATTGAGTTTGTTGATGGAGATAGAGAAGCGGAAGCAAGCAGAGGAGGCTTTGGATAATATGCAAGGCCAGTGGCAGAGGATCAGACAAGAATTAGCTCTGGTAGGGCTTTCCCTCCCTGCTTGTCCTGTTGATGTGCCAGAGAGTGATCAGCCATCAGATGTGAATCCTGTAGAGGAGATTTGCCAGCAGATCTATCTTGCTCGGTTCGTATCAGAATCTATAGGAAGGGGCATTGCAAAAGCTGAGGCTGAGATAGAGATGGAAGCTCAGGTTGAAGCAAAGAACTTTGAAATTGCTCGATTGTTTGACCGACTTCATTATTACGAGGCTGTGAATCGAGAACTGTCTCAGTGGAACCAAGAAGTTATAG AAACGGCGCGCCGTAATAGGCAGATAAGGAAAAGGAGGCAGAAGTGGGTTTGGGGATCGATTGCTGCTGCAATCACCCTTGGCATGACAACCTTGGCATGGTCATATCTCCCAGCAATGAGTGGATCATCTTCTTCCAGTGATTCTCATGCTCCAGAGCATGATGATACAGCTAATTGA
- the LOC133672973 gene encoding mannan endo-1,4-beta-mannosidase 7 yields the protein MRHLTLVLLLTILIHQGCLHFHVEAGDGFIRARGVQFLLNGSPYYANGFNAYWLMYTASDPSQRSKVSAAFREAASHGLTVARTWAFSDGGYSPLQYSPGSYNEQMFKGLDFVIAEARRYGIKLILSLANNYDSFGGKKQYVNWARSRGQYLTSDDDFFRHPVVKGYYKNHIKTVLYRYNSFTGIHYKDDPTIMAWELMNEPRCTSDPSGRTIQAWITEMASFVKSIDRNHLLEAGLEGFYGPSTPQRNRLNPGLKIGTDFIANNRIPGIDFATAHAYPDQWLSSSSDQSQLSFLNNWLDTHIQDAQNILRKPILIAEFGKSWKDPGFSTYQRDLVFNTVYYKIYSSAKRGGAAAGGLFWQLLTEGMGNFRDGYEVVLGQPSSTANVIAQQAHKLNQIRKIFLRMRNVERWKRARAARAKRGRWQGGNKGKRIGN from the exons atgaGGCATTTGACTTTGGTTCTTTTGCTAACCATTTTGATCCATCAAGGATGTCTTCATTTCCATGTTGAAGCAGGAGATGGTTTCATTAGAGCTAGAGGAGTGCAGTTCTTGTTGAATGGTAGCCCTTACTATGCAAATGGCTTCAATGCTTACTGGTTGATGTATACAGCTTCTGATCCATCTCAGAGATCAAAAGTTTCAGCTGCATTTCGTGAAGCAGCAAGCCATGGTCTCACTGTGGCCAGAACCTGGGCTTTTAGTGATGGTGGTTACAGTCCTCTACAGTACTCCCCTGGTTCCTACAATGAACAAATGTTTAAG GGGTTGGATTTTGTTATAGCTGAGGCTAGAAGATATGGGATCAAGCTCATTCTAAGCTTGGCTAACAACTATGATAGCTTTGGAGGGAAGAAACAGTATGTGAACTGGGCTAGAAGTCGAGGGCAGTATCTGACATCTGATGATGATTTCTTTAGACACCCTGTTGTCAAGGGTTACTACAAGAACCATATCAAG ACCGTTCTTTATAGATATAACAGCTTTACTGGAATTCATTACAAAGATGATCCAACAATCATGGCATGGGAGCTTATGAATGAGCCTAGATGCACATCTGATCCTTCTGGAAGGACTATTCAG GCATGGATAACAGAAATGGCTTCCTTTGTGAAGTCAATTGACAGGAATCACTTACTGGAAGCTGGTTTAGAAGGATTTTATGGACCTTCAACGCCACAGAGGAACAGACTCAATCCTGGTTTGAAGATAGGAACTGACTTCATCGCAAATAACCGCATCCCCGGAATTGATTTTGCAACAGCCCATGCATATCCTGATCAATG GTTATCCAGCTCTAGTGATCAATCCCAACTTTCTTTTTTGAACAACTGGCTCGACACTCACATACAAGATGCGCAAAACATTCTTCGAAAACCAATACTCATTGCAGAATTTGGAAAATCTTGGAAAGACCCTGGTTTCAGCACATACCAAAGAGACCTAGTGTTCAATACCGTGTACTACAAGATATATTCATCAGCTAAAAGAGGAGGAGCAGCTGCAGGAGGCCTGTTTTGGCAACTTTTAACTGAAGGAATGGGCAATTTTCGCGACGGGTATGAAGTAGTCCTGGGGCAACCTTCCTCGACTGCAAATGTTATAGCTCAACAGGCACACAAGCTTAATCAAATTCGAAAGATATTTCTGAGAATGAGAAACGTGGAGAGGTGGAAGAGAGCAAGGGCCGCCAGGGCTAAGAGGGGTCGTTGGCAGGGTGGAAATAAAGGCAAGCGTATTGGAAACTGA